From a region of the Corallococcus coralloides DSM 2259 genome:
- a CDS encoding nucleotidyltransferase family protein, producing MAPSLLDTFRVLSSFEPPRGKLRGAPWEAYVDWAIAQGLAPLAAYNLEYRMGGGEAPEWARDRMMSIYTGSVNDNVMKLVHFKRIVDQLEGRKILLLGGAAFAEALYPHVGFRPVLDIQVLVRRMDVDGFAGYLSNHEFVPEPDTTNSGAARVVSDGRTPIHIYADVLGANRREQLAGIFERARPMKVYGQSVFRPELEDALLLTALDQAHHGYDVPWLSFVDLRELITGATWMGGVYSRPMDVPALLARAEAFGLERALYTSLAIVARLFPEAEAQATAAFPPLRRATRELLDRGVVGPVSTPGRSSALRGVDRLRRLLTGR from the coding sequence ATGGCGCCCAGCCTCCTTGATACCTTCCGGGTCTTGTCCTCCTTCGAGCCCCCGCGCGGAAAGCTCCGGGGCGCGCCCTGGGAGGCGTACGTCGACTGGGCCATCGCGCAGGGCCTGGCGCCGCTCGCGGCGTACAACCTGGAGTACCGGATGGGCGGGGGCGAGGCGCCCGAGTGGGCCCGCGACCGGATGATGTCCATCTACACCGGCTCCGTGAACGACAACGTCATGAAGCTGGTCCACTTCAAGCGCATCGTGGATCAGCTGGAGGGCCGCAAGATTCTGCTCCTGGGCGGCGCGGCCTTCGCGGAGGCGCTCTATCCGCACGTGGGCTTCCGGCCCGTGCTGGACATCCAGGTGCTGGTGCGCCGCATGGACGTGGACGGCTTCGCCGGCTACCTGTCCAACCACGAGTTCGTCCCGGAGCCGGATACGACGAACAGTGGAGCGGCGCGCGTCGTGTCCGACGGCCGCACCCCCATCCACATCTACGCGGACGTGCTGGGCGCGAACCGACGTGAGCAGTTGGCCGGCATCTTCGAGCGCGCCCGACCCATGAAGGTCTACGGACAGTCCGTCTTCCGCCCGGAGCTGGAGGACGCGCTGTTGCTCACCGCGCTGGACCAGGCCCACCACGGGTATGACGTGCCGTGGCTGTCGTTCGTGGACCTGCGCGAGCTCATCACCGGCGCCACCTGGATGGGCGGCGTGTACTCGCGCCCGATGGATGTCCCGGCGCTGCTCGCTCGCGCGGAGGCGTTCGGACTGGAGCGCGCCCTCTACACGTCGCTGGCCATCGTGGCGCGTCTGTTCCCGGAGGCGGAGGCGCAGGCGACCGCCGCGTTCCCGCCGCTGCGCCGCGCGACCCGTGAACTTCTGGACCGGGGCGTGGTGGGTCCGGTGAGCACCCCCGGACGTTCTTCCGCCCTGCGGGGTGTGGATCGACTGCGGCGCCTCCTCACGGGGCGATAA
- a CDS encoding acyltransferase family protein — translation MKQQSGGSLDALTGLRFLAALHVVLFHFGTPCLQGVAPEWMVQVVASGYASVGVFFLLSGFVLAYNYVDTAGGMQTPPRAFWSARVARVYPVFLLMFLLSAVPTAQGSLAANTVPVAAAKLTTAGLTTLMLLQSWVPKLALYWNPPSWSVSVEAFFYALFPALAGRLERFRGARMTAALVGVWLLGLLPPVLYLVLRPDGPGTLDAASGGMWLAVVKLNPLARLPEFLLGVLLGLVFVRERAAATAQRSGAVMALAGAALLVAGFSQGAWIPYPLMHNALLAPASALLVYGLARGGGPLGQVLARPWLVHLGGASYALYLLQYPVSELVHWMERFVDLSSPTRFLAVLLVLLVPASVAVHRWVETPWRTRVRRGLQPWVDGASAQPAPARVAPGA, via the coding sequence ATGAAGCAGCAGTCCGGAGGCTCGCTGGATGCACTGACAGGGCTGCGCTTCCTGGCGGCCCTGCACGTCGTCTTGTTCCACTTCGGCACCCCCTGCCTGCAGGGCGTGGCGCCGGAGTGGATGGTGCAGGTGGTGGCCTCCGGCTATGCGTCCGTGGGGGTCTTCTTCCTCCTGTCCGGCTTCGTGCTCGCGTACAACTACGTGGACACGGCCGGCGGAATGCAGACCCCGCCCCGGGCCTTCTGGAGCGCGCGGGTGGCGCGCGTCTACCCGGTGTTCCTGTTGATGTTCCTGCTGTCGGCGGTGCCCACGGCGCAGGGCTCGCTGGCGGCGAATACCGTGCCGGTGGCGGCGGCGAAGCTGACCACAGCGGGGCTCACCACGCTGATGCTGCTCCAGTCGTGGGTGCCGAAGCTGGCGCTGTACTGGAACCCGCCGTCCTGGTCCGTGTCGGTGGAGGCGTTCTTCTACGCGCTGTTCCCGGCGCTGGCCGGGCGGCTGGAGCGCTTCCGGGGCGCGCGCATGACGGCGGCCCTGGTGGGTGTGTGGCTGTTGGGGCTGCTGCCGCCGGTGCTCTACCTGGTGCTGCGGCCGGACGGGCCGGGCACGCTGGACGCGGCGTCCGGCGGCATGTGGCTGGCGGTGGTGAAGTTGAACCCGCTGGCGCGCCTGCCGGAGTTCCTGCTGGGCGTGCTGCTGGGGCTCGTGTTCGTGCGGGAGCGGGCGGCGGCGACAGCCCAGCGCTCTGGCGCGGTGATGGCGCTGGCGGGCGCGGCGCTGCTGGTCGCGGGCTTCTCGCAGGGCGCGTGGATTCCGTATCCGCTGATGCACAACGCGCTGCTGGCGCCCGCGTCGGCGCTGCTGGTGTACGGGCTGGCGCGCGGCGGCGGTCCGCTGGGCCAGGTGCTGGCGCGGCCGTGGCTGGTGCACCTGGGCGGGGCCAGCTACGCGCTGTACCTGCTGCAGTACCCGGTCAGCGAGCTGGTGCACTGGATGGAGCGGTTCGTGGACCTGTCGTCGCCCACGCGCTTCCTGGCGGTGCTGCTGGTGTTGCTGGTGCCCGCGTCAGTGGCGGTGCACCGGTGGGTGGAGACGCCGTGGCGGACGCGGGTGCGGCGCGGACTTCAGCCGTGGGTGGATGGCGCGTCCGCGCAGCCTGCTCCGGCGCGAGTGGCCCCGGGCGCTTGA
- a CDS encoding oligosaccharide flippase family protein, translating to MSSRSPSAPDAADAPPLGMSDVKVRAQRSIIALLLRTVGSLGLRVVSSLTLSHLLFPGDYGVFAIVAFTSAMGAFLGDLGLSASLVRQQHEPTQDEITSAFWSHQAFTVFIVGTIVLLAPWLSSTYELGPSGAAMVGTMAIGLFFHSLRVIPIMMLERQLRFPTLARIELIESVAQTAGSILLASLHFGAWSLIGGGLVRGAVGMVLFWAAAGWRPQGTFRWDIVKRLLSFGIWFQLTGIIPAALQGWIPLVVGRMEGKDGVGLVNWATALASVPLAVSSVLTRVAYPAYSRMQEDSAALADYLRTSIRRVSAVLCLAIPFGVIALPPFIPVVFGERWSLASTLVQWFTIEASMLAVQGLLNSQQNASGHARERMYVAITGSLLRFGLGVLAVLHWGIVGVGVSATAVTLTELWFTARLVSRRNPHLSRLEFEVMEPFLTVGALLALAVGCSRLAMGQDGLLVQALVAAGLLTALVLAREATRRGLSLLGELRALVQHLRARRAPP from the coding sequence ATGAGCAGCCGTTCCCCTTCCGCGCCGGACGCCGCCGACGCTCCGCCCCTGGGCATGTCGGACGTGAAGGTCCGCGCGCAGCGCTCCATCATCGCCTTGCTCCTGCGGACGGTCGGCTCGCTGGGCTTGCGCGTGGTGAGCTCCCTCACCCTGTCGCATCTGCTGTTCCCCGGGGACTATGGCGTGTTCGCCATCGTCGCCTTCACCTCCGCGATGGGCGCGTTCCTGGGGGACCTGGGGCTCAGCGCCTCGCTGGTGCGCCAGCAGCACGAACCCACGCAGGACGAAATCACCTCCGCCTTCTGGAGCCACCAGGCGTTCACCGTCTTCATCGTGGGCACCATCGTGCTGCTCGCGCCGTGGCTGTCGAGCACCTACGAGCTGGGGCCCTCGGGCGCGGCCATGGTGGGCACGATGGCGATTGGCCTGTTCTTCCACTCGCTGCGCGTCATCCCCATCATGATGCTGGAGCGGCAGCTGCGCTTCCCGACGCTCGCGCGCATCGAGCTCATCGAGAGCGTGGCGCAGACGGCGGGCAGCATCCTGCTGGCCTCGCTGCACTTCGGAGCGTGGTCGCTCATCGGCGGCGGGCTGGTGCGGGGCGCGGTGGGCATGGTGCTGTTCTGGGCTGCGGCGGGCTGGCGGCCCCAGGGCACGTTCCGCTGGGACATCGTCAAGCGGCTCCTGTCCTTCGGCATCTGGTTCCAGCTCACGGGCATCATCCCCGCCGCGCTCCAGGGTTGGATTCCGCTCGTGGTGGGGCGCATGGAGGGCAAGGACGGAGTGGGCCTGGTGAACTGGGCGACCGCGCTGGCCTCCGTGCCGTTGGCGGTGAGCAGCGTCCTCACCCGCGTCGCGTATCCGGCGTACAGCCGCATGCAGGAGGACTCGGCCGCGCTGGCGGACTACCTGCGCACGTCCATCCGGCGCGTGAGCGCGGTCCTGTGCCTCGCCATTCCGTTCGGCGTCATCGCGCTTCCGCCCTTCATCCCGGTGGTCTTCGGTGAGCGCTGGAGCCTCGCGTCCACGCTGGTGCAGTGGTTCACCATCGAGGCGTCGATGCTGGCGGTGCAGGGCCTGCTGAACTCGCAGCAGAACGCCAGCGGTCACGCGAGGGAGCGGATGTACGTGGCCATCACCGGGAGCCTGCTGCGCTTCGGCCTGGGAGTGCTGGCGGTGCTGCACTGGGGCATCGTGGGCGTCGGGGTGAGCGCGACGGCCGTGACGCTCACGGAGCTGTGGTTCACGGCGCGGCTGGTGTCCCGCCGCAACCCGCACCTGTCGCGGCTCGAGTTCGAGGTCATGGAGCCGTTCCTCACGGTGGGCGCGCTGCTCGCGCTCGCGGTGGGCTGTTCGCGGCTCGCGATGGGACAGGACGGGCTGCTCGTGCAGGCGCTGGTGGCGGCGGGGCTGCTGACCGCGCTGGTGCTCGCGCGTGAGGCCACGCGGCGCGGCCTGTCATTGCTGGGAGAGCTGCGCGCCCTGGTCCAGCACCTGCGCGCGAGGCGGGCCCCTCCGTGA
- a CDS encoding ROK family protein, with protein sequence MANASAKNGNGARNDKARIWGGIDLGGTKIEAVIVDARGDVLGRARHPTPPTGGPGEVVKELYGTLGEAAQSVGIEPGKLAGVGVGVPGSVDANKGTLSHTANVAGGWDAPYPLASDLGDLVGGKVMLGNDVQVAVAAEYKLGAGRGHRSVLGVWWGTGVGGGLVLNGVPWRGQGSAGEIGHMVVKPNGARCGCGRRGCLEAYAGRACMERKARSAAKKGEKTLLFDIMRDKKRTRLSSSVWASALKQKDPLATRLIERAIEMMGVAIASVINLLDLEAVVIGGGLGSRLGPLYMGHLQDAMHPHLFITERKPAMRIAELGDLSGAIGAALLAGPQM encoded by the coding sequence ATGGCCAACGCGTCAGCGAAGAACGGGAACGGGGCGCGCAACGACAAGGCCCGCATCTGGGGAGGCATCGACCTGGGCGGCACGAAGATCGAGGCCGTCATCGTGGACGCGCGCGGCGACGTGCTGGGCCGGGCCCGCCATCCAACACCCCCGACGGGCGGCCCGGGCGAGGTGGTGAAGGAGCTCTACGGCACCCTGGGCGAGGCCGCGCAGTCCGTGGGCATCGAGCCCGGGAAGCTCGCGGGCGTGGGCGTGGGCGTGCCGGGCTCGGTGGACGCGAACAAAGGCACGCTCTCGCACACGGCCAACGTGGCGGGCGGCTGGGACGCGCCGTATCCGCTGGCGTCGGACCTGGGCGACCTGGTGGGCGGCAAGGTGATGCTGGGCAACGACGTCCAGGTGGCGGTCGCGGCCGAGTACAAGCTGGGCGCGGGCCGCGGCCACCGCTCCGTGCTGGGCGTGTGGTGGGGCACGGGTGTGGGCGGGGGCCTGGTGCTCAACGGCGTGCCGTGGCGCGGGCAGGGCTCCGCCGGCGAGATTGGCCACATGGTGGTGAAGCCCAACGGCGCACGCTGTGGCTGCGGCCGGCGCGGCTGCCTGGAGGCCTACGCGGGGCGCGCGTGCATGGAGCGCAAGGCGCGCTCGGCGGCGAAGAAGGGGGAAAAGACCCTCCTCTTCGACATCATGCGCGACAAGAAGCGCACGCGCCTGTCCAGCAGCGTCTGGGCGAGCGCGCTGAAGCAGAAGGACCCGCTGGCGACGCGGCTCATCGAGCGGGCCATCGAAATGATGGGCGTGGCCATCGCCTCCGTCATCAACCTGCTGGACCTGGAGGCCGTCGTCATCGGAGGCGGGCTGGGGTCCCGGCTGGGCCCCCTGTACATGGGCCACCTCCAGGACGCCATGCACCCGCACCTGTTCATCACGGAGCGCAAGCCCGCGATGCGCATCGCCGAGCTGGGGGACCTGTCCGGCGCCATTGGCGCGGCGCTGCTCGCGGGCCCGCAGATGTAA
- a CDS encoding glycosyltransferase family protein, with protein sequence MSRAWHLLTGEYPPAPGGVSDHTRSIAHALLKAGETVHVWTPGADGLTDDQGVTVHRWPGLFTPPGLVRLTRELDALPGPRRLLLLYVPHAFGMKAMNVPLCAWFAARRQDERELFLHEAVYPWSPGAPWKHQLLAGVTRVMLRTLALGVERAYVSIPTWAEHLPEPLRSQARWCPIPSPLPLDVPEEAVRAVREALGDGPTVAHFGTYGGTIAGPLEAVLVPLLQRDERRQALLLGRGSQAWSESLGRKHPALARRLHARDGLAPEAVAVHLRAAELLVQPYPDGVSARRSSAMGGLGLGLPIVTNTGHLSETLWRELRPVALAEDASPAALLKLAEHLLEHGDERRALGERAARVYREHFALEHTVAHLLRRGGTA encoded by the coding sequence GTGAGCCGCGCGTGGCATCTGTTGACGGGGGAGTATCCGCCGGCCCCCGGCGGCGTCTCCGACCACACCCGGAGCATCGCCCACGCGCTCTTGAAGGCAGGGGAGACGGTGCACGTCTGGACGCCTGGGGCCGACGGGCTCACGGATGATCAGGGCGTGACCGTTCACCGTTGGCCCGGCCTCTTCACGCCGCCGGGGCTGGTGCGCCTGACGCGTGAGCTGGATGCGCTGCCAGGGCCCCGAAGGCTGCTGCTCCTGTACGTGCCGCACGCGTTCGGAATGAAGGCGATGAACGTGCCGCTCTGCGCCTGGTTCGCGGCGAGGCGGCAGGACGAACGCGAGCTGTTCCTCCATGAAGCGGTGTACCCGTGGAGTCCGGGCGCGCCGTGGAAGCACCAGCTGCTCGCGGGAGTCACGCGGGTGATGCTGCGCACGCTGGCGCTCGGCGTGGAGCGCGCCTACGTCTCCATCCCCACCTGGGCGGAGCACCTGCCGGAGCCACTGCGGTCCCAGGCGCGGTGGTGTCCCATTCCCAGTCCCCTGCCCCTCGACGTGCCGGAGGAAGCCGTGCGCGCGGTGCGGGAGGCACTGGGGGATGGCCCCACGGTGGCGCACTTCGGCACGTATGGCGGGACCATCGCGGGTCCGCTGGAGGCGGTGCTCGTGCCGTTGTTGCAGCGGGATGAGCGACGGCAGGCGCTGCTGCTGGGCCGGGGCAGTCAGGCCTGGAGCGAGTCGCTGGGGCGGAAGCATCCCGCGCTGGCCCGAAGGCTCCACGCAAGGGACGGGCTGGCACCGGAGGCCGTGGCCGTGCACCTGCGCGCGGCGGAGCTGCTGGTGCAGCCCTACCCCGACGGCGTCAGCGCCCGGCGCAGCAGCGCGATGGGAGGCCTGGGACTGGGACTGCCCATCGTCACGAACACCGGGCATCTGAGCGAAACGCTGTGGCGCGAGCTGCGGCCGGTGGCGCTCGCGGAGGACGCATCCCCCGCTGCGCTACTGAAGCTCGCAGAGCACCTGTTGGAGCACGGGGACGAGCGCCGGGCCCTGGGTGAGCGCGCGGCGCGCGTGTACCGGGAGCACTTCGCGCTGGAGCACACGGTGGCGCACCTGCTGCGTCGCGGGGGCACCGCGTGA
- a CDS encoding MraY family glycosyltransferase yields the protein MVTFFVAFLVSLLVALVLTWRVRERALAWGWLDQVNSSRKVHVRPIPRLGGIGIVGGFFAPLCALFLVDSGVGDQFVSQTSLIIGLFVGGAIIAGLGFYDDLKGAGAKLKFFVQFAVALGLYALGFRIEVLANPFGAELTLGLLSLPLTVVWVVGVINALNLIDGLDGLAGGVAFFGVGTHFLLALMRGDVLLCLLMVSLAGAILGFLVFNFNPASIFMGDTGSMFLGFVLAAVSIKTSSKSGTAVALLVPVMALGLPIMDTLLAMVRRSLLGRPMFSADKEHIHHRLMSRLLLSHRTTVLVLYALCTLFMLTALGLSFANSLQSALLLSGIGVVIMVLMRKLGYLDMRHMGAVQQTRQRNLELRSLVRSVTAAVRAAGSFQEVWNAVRPLSEGLSLSALELRLRRPHEDVNAGVVFESQHPDAGAGAALEVRLDVKEEEALLGALRLVWRDGRAAIDRDEELALEVVADAVAERVGQLVELEAAEPQRIIALRR from the coding sequence ATGGTCACCTTCTTCGTCGCCTTCCTCGTGTCGCTCCTCGTGGCGCTGGTGCTCACGTGGCGCGTGCGTGAGCGTGCGCTGGCGTGGGGCTGGCTGGACCAGGTGAACTCCAGCCGCAAGGTGCACGTGCGGCCCATCCCCCGGCTGGGCGGCATTGGCATCGTGGGCGGCTTCTTCGCGCCCTTGTGCGCGCTGTTCCTCGTGGACTCGGGCGTGGGGGACCAGTTCGTCTCGCAGACGTCGCTCATCATCGGCCTCTTCGTGGGCGGCGCCATCATCGCGGGGCTGGGCTTCTACGACGACCTCAAGGGCGCGGGCGCGAAGCTGAAGTTCTTCGTGCAGTTCGCGGTGGCGCTGGGCCTGTACGCGCTGGGCTTCCGCATCGAGGTGCTGGCCAACCCCTTTGGCGCGGAGCTGACGCTGGGGCTCCTGAGCCTGCCCCTGACCGTGGTGTGGGTGGTGGGCGTCATCAACGCGCTCAACCTCATCGACGGGTTGGATGGGCTGGCGGGCGGCGTCGCGTTCTTCGGCGTGGGCACCCACTTCCTGCTCGCGCTGATGCGCGGGGACGTACTGCTGTGCCTGCTGATGGTGTCGCTCGCGGGCGCCATCCTCGGGTTCCTGGTGTTCAACTTCAACCCGGCCTCCATCTTCATGGGGGACACGGGCAGCATGTTCCTGGGCTTCGTGCTCGCGGCGGTGTCCATCAAGACGTCGTCGAAGAGCGGCACCGCGGTGGCGCTGCTCGTGCCGGTGATGGCGCTGGGCCTGCCCATCATGGACACGCTGCTGGCCATGGTGCGCCGCTCGCTTTTGGGCAGACCCATGTTCAGCGCGGACAAGGAGCACATCCACCACCGGCTGATGAGCCGCCTGCTGTTGTCCCACCGCACCACCGTGCTGGTGCTCTACGCGCTGTGCACGCTGTTCATGCTCACCGCGCTGGGGCTCAGCTTCGCCAACAGCCTGCAGAGCGCGCTGCTGCTCAGCGGCATTGGCGTGGTCATCATGGTGCTGATGCGCAAGCTGGGCTACCTGGACATGCGCCACATGGGCGCCGTCCAGCAGACGCGCCAGCGCAACCTGGAGCTGCGCTCGCTGGTGCGCTCCGTCACCGCGGCGGTGCGCGCGGCCGGTTCGTTCCAGGAGGTGTGGAACGCCGTCCGTCCGCTGTCCGAGGGGCTGAGCCTGTCCGCGCTGGAGCTGCGCCTGCGCCGTCCTCACGAGGACGTGAACGCGGGCGTCGTCTTCGAGTCCCAGCATCCGGACGCTGGCGCCGGGGCCGCGCTGGAGGTGCGCCTGGACGTGAAGGAGGAGGAGGCCCTGCTCGGCGCGCTGCGCCTGGTCTGGCGGGATGGCCGGGCCGCCATCGACCGGGACGAGGAGCTGGCGCTGGAGGTGGTCGCGGACGCGGTGGCCGAACGCGTGGGGCAACTGGTGGAGCTGGAGGCCGCGGAGCCCCAGCGCATCATCGCGCTCCGGCGGTGA
- a CDS encoding UDP-glucose dehydrogenase family protein has product MRIAIIGSGYVGLVAGTCFADSGNDVACVDIDERKIRMLQDGQVPIYEPGLEELIKKNVKEKRLTFTTNLTEGVQNAQAVFIAVGTPEGESGEADLQYVLAAAQAVGRAMKQYTVVVDKSTVPVGTADKVREAIAKVTDVEFDVVSNPEFLKEGAALDDFFKPDRVVIGADTERARNIMGELYAPFVRTENPILFMDTRSAELTKYAANAMLATRISFMNDISALCEKVGADVDFVRKGLGADKRIGYPFLFPGVGYGGSCFPKDVKALVTTAREYGLELDLLRAVERTNERQKKLLVNKAVKHYGTLEGKKFGVWGLAFKPKTDDMREAPSIEVIEGLIGKGATVIAHDPVAAHAAKRVFGDRIRYAELPYDALEGVDGLFVVTEWNEFRHPDFARMKSLMKTPVVFDGRNIFQPARMREQGFTYFGIGRNK; this is encoded by the coding sequence ATGCGCATTGCCATTATCGGATCGGGTTACGTCGGGCTCGTCGCGGGCACCTGCTTCGCGGACTCGGGCAACGACGTCGCGTGCGTGGACATCGACGAGCGGAAGATCCGCATGCTCCAGGATGGACAGGTTCCCATCTACGAGCCGGGTCTGGAGGAGCTCATCAAGAAGAACGTGAAGGAGAAGCGCCTCACGTTCACCACGAACCTGACGGAGGGCGTGCAGAACGCCCAGGCCGTGTTCATCGCCGTGGGTACGCCGGAAGGTGAGAGCGGCGAGGCGGATCTCCAGTACGTGCTCGCGGCGGCGCAGGCGGTGGGCCGCGCGATGAAGCAGTACACGGTGGTGGTGGACAAGAGCACCGTGCCGGTGGGCACCGCGGACAAGGTTCGCGAAGCCATCGCCAAGGTGACGGACGTGGAGTTCGACGTCGTCTCCAACCCGGAGTTCCTCAAGGAAGGCGCCGCGCTGGACGACTTCTTCAAGCCGGACCGCGTCGTCATTGGCGCGGACACCGAGCGCGCCCGGAACATCATGGGGGAGCTGTACGCGCCGTTCGTGCGCACGGAGAACCCCATCCTGTTCATGGACACGCGCTCCGCGGAGCTGACGAAGTACGCGGCGAACGCGATGCTCGCGACGCGCATCTCGTTCATGAACGACATCTCCGCGCTCTGCGAGAAGGTGGGCGCGGACGTGGACTTCGTGCGCAAGGGCCTGGGCGCGGACAAGCGCATCGGCTACCCGTTCCTCTTCCCCGGCGTGGGCTACGGCGGCTCCTGCTTCCCCAAGGACGTGAAGGCGCTCGTCACCACGGCGCGTGAGTACGGCCTGGAGCTGGACCTGCTGCGCGCGGTGGAGCGCACCAACGAGCGGCAGAAGAAGCTGCTCGTGAACAAGGCCGTGAAGCACTACGGGACGCTGGAGGGCAAGAAGTTCGGCGTCTGGGGCCTGGCGTTCAAGCCGAAGACGGACGACATGCGTGAAGCGCCGTCCATCGAGGTCATCGAGGGCCTCATTGGGAAGGGCGCGACGGTGATCGCGCACGACCCGGTGGCCGCGCACGCGGCGAAGCGCGTCTTCGGCGACCGCATCCGCTACGCGGAGCTGCCGTACGACGCGCTGGAGGGCGTGGACGGCCTGTTCGTGGTGACGGAGTGGAACGAGTTCCGCCACCCGGACTTCGCGCGCATGAAGTCGCTGATGAAGACGCCGGTGGTGTTCGACGGCCGCAACATCTTCCAGCCCGCGCGCATGCGTGAGCAGGGCTTCACGTACTTCGGCATCGGTCGTAACAAGTAG
- a CDS encoding nucleotidyltransferase family protein, giving the protein MNASLALLTLLHAWPEVPDAPGPSGEGDGDALVKAAVRHGLAGFVEHALAKADWTLTPDAAALLTREARLSAARGMRVRSLLSRSLTALTAVGVTPVLLKGYGLALRLYPEPLQRATNDVDLLVPRARVMCAVHALEGMGLTTQAGDVDRDDAHHVELTGPDGLVELHYRAITGYGLSLEGDAMVARAVDATLDGHSVRYLCPEDEAVYLALHASNHLLQRLAWLFDLKLLARAHPRLDWDRVVTRARRTGLPHLVWYAWDAAHRLLDAPVPAWVLKALSPPRWQRALATRLFSGPRLVGAELAKNKPAWIAAKLALAPRARPMVRYALRRLRGTRPPPGTGAEPGAPRPVRSPAGRR; this is encoded by the coding sequence ATGAACGCCTCCCTGGCCCTGCTGACCCTGCTCCATGCGTGGCCGGAAGTGCCGGATGCTCCCGGGCCTTCGGGCGAAGGCGACGGTGACGCGCTGGTGAAGGCCGCCGTGCGCCACGGCCTGGCGGGCTTCGTCGAGCACGCACTCGCGAAGGCGGACTGGACGCTGACCCCGGACGCCGCCGCGCTGCTCACCCGCGAGGCCCGGCTGAGCGCGGCGCGGGGCATGCGCGTGCGGTCGCTCCTGTCGCGGAGCCTGACGGCGCTGACGGCGGTGGGCGTGACGCCGGTGCTGCTCAAGGGCTACGGGCTGGCGCTCAGGCTCTACCCGGAGCCGCTCCAGCGCGCGACGAACGACGTGGACCTGCTGGTGCCGCGAGCCCGGGTGATGTGCGCCGTGCACGCGCTGGAGGGGATGGGGCTCACCACCCAGGCCGGCGACGTGGACCGGGACGACGCGCACCATGTGGAGCTCACCGGCCCGGACGGACTGGTGGAGCTGCACTACCGCGCCATCACGGGCTACGGCCTGTCACTGGAGGGCGACGCCATGGTGGCGCGGGCGGTGGACGCGACGCTGGACGGCCACTCCGTGCGCTACCTGTGCCCGGAGGACGAGGCCGTCTACCTGGCCCTGCACGCGAGCAACCACCTGCTGCAGCGGCTGGCCTGGCTGTTCGACCTGAAGCTGCTGGCGCGGGCGCACCCCCGGCTCGACTGGGACCGGGTGGTGACACGCGCGCGGCGCACGGGGCTGCCCCACCTGGTCTGGTACGCGTGGGACGCCGCGCACCGGCTGCTGGACGCGCCCGTGCCCGCCTGGGTGCTCAAGGCGCTCTCACCGCCCCGGTGGCAGCGTGCCCTGGCGACGCGGCTGTTCTCCGGGCCCCGGCTGGTGGGCGCGGAGCTGGCGAAGAACAAGCCGGCATGGATTGCCGCGAAGCTGGCCCTGGCGCCCCGGGCCCGGCCCATGGTGCGGTATGCGCTTCGGCGGCTGCGCGGCACCCGGCCCCCGCCCGGGACGGGCGCGGAGCCAGGGGCGCCACGGCCCGTCCGCTCGCCTGCTGGAAGACGGTGA